A window of the Choristoneura fumiferana chromosome 30, NRCan_CFum_1, whole genome shotgun sequence genome harbors these coding sequences:
- the LOC141444407 gene encoding zinc finger and BTB domain-containing protein 41-like, whose translation MASCNVQQSSYQRSSKTIQLFRREGIKCNLCSKSFLQRASLKLHVDGVHSREPRHACGVCGEMFKTRIAKRNHERVKHEGIPPARNKVCDHCGKAFTNKSTLLDHINTHTGARPFACKLCDATFGYKSALYLHGRYKHKIKKKNKKIEENTCTEQENGT comes from the exons atggcttcttgca atgtccagcaaTCTTCATACCAAAGGTCATCTAAAACTATCCAACTGTTTaggcgtgaagga ATTAAATGCAACTTGTGCAGCAAATCGTTCCTGCAGCGAGCGTCGCTCAAACTGCATGTGGACGGGGTGCACTCGCGGGAGCCACGCCACGCCTGCGGGGTCTGCGGGGAG ATGTTCAAGACGCGCATCGCCAAGCGCAACCACGAGCGCGTCAAGCACGAGGGCATCCCGCCCGCCAGGAATAAGGTCTGCGACCACTGCGGCAAGGCGTTCACG AACAAATCAACCCTCCTGGATCATATAAACACGCACACAGGCGCGCGCCCATTCGCGTGTAAGCTGTGCGACGCCACGTTTGGCTACAAGAGCGCCCTCTACCTGCACGGCCGGTACAAACACAAGATcaagaagaaaaacaaaaaaatcgaaGAAAACACTTGTACAGAGCAAGAGAATGGCACATAG